The following is a genomic window from Citrifermentans bemidjiense Bem.
CGGAGTTGCCGCGCCTGAAGCGGACGTCGCGCACGAGCGATTTTAAGGCCGCCTCCGGCCGCCGCCCCGCGCCGTCCTTTACCGGAAGCTCTTCCGCGCGGTTCGCCAGCATCTCCTTAAGCGGCGTGCCGGATGGGAAAAGGGCGTAGAGAAAGACCATGAACAGCCAGTAGAACGCGAGGACCAGTAGCAGCGACCCCACCGTCTCCAGGGCAATCCCCCCGAGCTTACTGAAGCGGTCCCGGGCGCTCACCGCTCACCCCGCGCGGCAGGCATGGTTTGGCGCTCCGAACGGAGCCGCAGGTTCATGAGCTTAGAGCAGCCGGAGCCGTTTCTGAGCACCACGCCCAGGACCTGGTCCCCCTCGGCAAGCGGGAGATCGAGGGTGAAGCGCCCTGCCTCGTCGAGCGGCACCTTCCTCCCCGCGAGCTCCATGGAGGTCCCCTCGACCGTTCCCGAAAGCATGCAGTGCCCCTTGCCGTCGGCATCGACCCTGACGCCGGAGGCTTCGGTGCCGTAGCCGACCAGCGTCTCGGCCGGCGGCCCGGTCACGGCCAGGTCGGGAAGCGGGAGCGAAGTGGCGAGGAAACGCCCCTGCGAGTCCCCCATCTCCAGGTCGAGATCGAGGGTGTTGCCCGGGAAGGTGGTGTCGAAGCGACCCAGGGGATCCACCGGGATGCTGCGGCCGTTGATCACCACGAAGGATTTCGTCCGGTACCGGTCATCGGGAGAGACCGGATGCAGCTCTTTGAAATCCCCCTTCAGCTCGACGCGGCGGTTTAGCCTCCTGCCGGGGGTGGTGACGTTGTCGGCCACGGGGCGGGATTTTCCGTACCAGCGCCGCAACAGCCGCGAGCCGGCTATCCCTTCCTCCCGTACCAGGTAGTCGGCGGCGGCGTCGCACCGTCTCTGGGAGAGCGCCATGTTGTATTCCACGCTCCCGATGCCGTCGGTATGCCCCTCCACGATCACCTTTTCCTGCGGGCGCGCCCGCAAGACCCGCGCCGCCCCTTTGAGCAGGTGCTTGGCCTCCAGGGTCAGCTCGGAGCGGTCGAAGACGAAAGCGCCGCCGGACAGGGTGAGGAGTACCGCCTCGCGACGGTTGACGCCGAAGAGTTCGCGGCCGGTGCTGAAGATCGAGCCGTCCAGGTAGGTGACCTGCAGTTGGTACTGATAGATCTCGCCCTGTTCCACCTTCCGGCGGTCCGTGTCGCCAAGCCAGGGGATGCGCTTTGCCGGCGCCCCGGTCCCCTCAAGCGTGCGCAGCGCCTCCCCCTCGCGATTCATCACCTTGAGCGTCCAGGAACCGACCTGTTCCGGCTGCTCCACGCTCACCAGGAAGACCAGCGGCGCAGGGAACCTTCCCCCCTTGAGCTCCAGGGAACCCAGGTGCTCCCGGGTCAGCGTCACCTCGGTGGAAGGAAGCTTCGCCCGTTCGCCGTTGACCAGGAGGGTGAATAGTTCCGCGCTCCCGGAGAGAAGCAGCGGCTCGTCCAGCCGCTCCGCCCGAACCAGGAGCGCCGGCACTAGAGCCGCGGGGGGGGGAACCTTGGCGACCTGGGCGGGGGGCGGAACCGGGATGGGGATCACCTTCGCCTGCCGCGACTCGAACATGTCCTCATCGAACTTGACCTTGATGCCGACAAAGGGGCCCTGCCCCTGGAAGGTCTCGCCGGTCAAGTCCCGGTCGTCGAGCCTGGCGAAGTTGTAGCCGGCGGAAAGGACCACGTTTCTATAGACGCGGTAGCCGGCGCTTCCCACCGCACCCAGCGAGTGCATGCGGGCGTCGTACTGGTTCATGAGCTTCAGGTAGGCCGCGATCTCCCAGCGCTCCGCCAGGTCGTAGGAGAGCCCGGCCAGGACCAGGTCGGTGTAGCTCTGCATCATCCCCCCCACCCCGTCGGCCCAGCTGAGCTTCCCGGCGTATTTTCCCTGGGCGCTCCAACGGCTCACGATCCTGTAGGTCGGCTCGGCCGAGAGGATGACGCTGCGGCTTTCGAAGGAGCCGGGGAGCGAGCGTCTGTCCTCGACCTTGTAGCGCGCCAGGGTGAGGAGCTGCAGCGGCTGGCCCGCCAGCGGACGGAAGGCGCTCCCCAGGTAGCCGTCGAAGATGACGTCGTCGCCGGCGTCGGCGTCCCGATCCCAGAGCGAGAGCTTCCCCAAGAGGGTGAGCGAGGGGCTCATCTTGTAGGCGGCGTTGGCGCCGTAGAGAGAGGCGGTCTCCCCCGGGCCGGTCCTCACCTCGTAGCGGCCGGAGAGCTTCAGATCCCTGGCCCGGAGGTATTCGCCCCCCAAGGTAAAGGCGGTGCGGGTGCCGGTATTTCCCTGCACCGTCTGCACCCGCTCCAGGGAGGAGTTGAGGTAGAGCCCCTCGGCGGCGCGGTAACGGCTGTTCAGCCCGACGATGGCCTGCCCCCTTTGCTGCGACAGGGCGTGCTCGATCTGGTAGCCGGTTCTGGAATCGAGGCTGAACCCTTCCCGCTCCATGAGCCGCGTGTTGAGGTCGACGTTGCTCTGCTGGGAGTAACCGGAGGCGCCGGAGGACATCTGGTAGCCGGTGGTGAGCCGCATCCGGTCCGAGAGCCTGCTCTCCAGGCCGAACAGGGTGGCCTGGCGGATGAGGGGGGAGCCCTCTTGGTACTCCTCGGTGAGGAAGGCCTTGGTGCGCTCAGTGAGCCGGTAGTCGAGCTTGGCGAAGGTCTTTGTCTGGTAGTCGGCGACGCCGGAGGCGGATAGAAGCTGCTCGCGCCTGAGGGTCGCATCGAGCTTTTTGGTGAGGGGCGCGAAGACGCCGGCATAGACCAGGTCCGATTCCTCGGTCCGTCCGTCCCGCTCCTCCCGCACCACCTTGACGCCCCCCTCCAAATGCAGCAGGGAGAATTTCTTCACCATCCCCGCGTGGTTCGCGAAGAGTTTCCGGTCCCCCAATTCAAAGCGGTGCAGGAAGCTCTCGGCGAAGACGAGGGTGTCGGCGCCGACACGGTAGTCGGCCCGGCCGCCGTACTTCTCGGTCCCAAGCTCCGTCCCGGTCATCGAGGTGTTGAAGAAGTCGGACTCCACCTTCCGGTAGTAAAGGTTCAGAAGGAGGGGATCGACGGGACGCGCGGCGAGCTCCGTTTTCCAGGCGCTTCCCCTGCCATGCTCCAGGTTCTCGCTGACCGCCCCCTCCCCCTTCAGGGTCAGGCGCTCGCCCAGGCGCCAAGCGGCGTCCAGGCCGAAGAGGGTGTTGTCCTGCCGCGCCTGCTCCTCCACCACGGCGGTGCCCCCGATATGCGAGCCGTTTTCGGACCGGATCTCGGCGCGTCCGCCGTAGACGTAGCGCTCCTCCCCGGGGCCTGTGGCCTGGTAGTTGACCACGATGGTGACCGGGTTCAGGAATTGGTCCAGGGAGGGGACCGGCTCCTTGAAGAGGATGGTCCCGGCCTGGTAATCGATGGAATAGTCGGCGTAGCGGACCTTCTCGGTTACGGCGATGACCCGTTCGGTGTGGTAGCGGTCGCGCACCTCGATGCGCACCCGTTCGCTGTTCTCGAAGACGTCCCGCCTGGAGAGGAAGTAGTGGCCGGAGGTGCCGTTGCCGGGGATATCGTCCCGGGTCACCGTTTCCTCGGTGCGGCTTTCGAACCCTTTGACGGTAACCGACTTGGTGTTGACCTCGAATTTGGCGCCGTTGAGCGCCCTGTCGTAGCGGGAGAATTCGTTTTCGGAGAGGTCGGTGCGGTAGTCGCCGGCCATGAGGTAGGAGCGGCCGCTTTCCAGCTTGAGGTAGATCTTGCCGCGCGACTCCGCCTCGTACCCTATGTCGGTGGCGTCGCCGTAGACCGGGTAGTACTTCTCCGGGTCGATGGCCTGGAACACGCCGTCGCGGCGTTCCTTGTCCGAATCGTAGGCGGCGGTCAGGAGGTACTTGCCGAGGATCTTCCCGCGGGTGAAGAAGGCGAGCCGTTCCTCGTGGAAGATACCCTCGTCGAAGCGGTCGTCCTTGTCGATCTTTTCCAGGTTGCCGCTCACCGCCTTTCCACCCACGGTGAGGGAGCCTAAGCCGACCAGGATCCAGTCGCGCCGGTCCGGACTGAAGAAGAGGGCCGCCTGGGCGGCGCTGCCGTCGCCGTCTTTGGCGATGAGGAGGTCGTCCCCGGTGGCGCGGCCGGAGCGCACCTGGAAGACGCCCAGGCCGTCGGTGATGCGGACCTGGTGGCCCGGGAGGGCCGGGTCCAGGTCCGACTCCAAGATGGTTCCCTTGGCGAGGAAGAGGGTGACGGTTGTCGAACCGGGGACCCGCCTGCCGGCGGAGTCGAGGAGTTCGACCTTGAAGGGGACGGAGGTTTTGGCGTCCGCCGGAAGCTCGACGCGGTCGGGGGTGAGCCGAAGCCGGGACGCGGCAGCCGGTTCGGTAGCCGGAGGCGCCGACTGCGTCGGACTTGTCGGACTTGTCGGACTTGTCGGACTTGTCGGACTTGTCGGACTTGTCGGACCTGTCGGACCTGTCGGACCTGTCGGACCTGTCGGACCTGTCGGACCTGTCGGACCTGTCGGACCTGCCGGACCTGCCGGGTTCGCGGCGAGCGCGAAGTCGCCGCGCGCCGGACCGCCGAAGGGTACGGTGATGAACTGCGAACACCCCACCCCGGCAAAGGCAGTGTTGTACGGCACGGACACAAAACCCGGGTTGAGGGTGGACCGGTCAAGCTTCACGACGTGGTCGCCCGCGGAAACCCCGGTGAAACTGTACTGCCCTTCGACGTCGGTGAAGACGAAGGAACCGTCTTCCAGGTAAACCCGCACCCCGGCCTCGCCCCGCTCCCCTCGGTCCGGCACGCCGTTCCCGTTGCCGTCATGGAAGACCCTCCCCATGATGATGGCCTTGCTCCCGAGTACGGAGCCCCTTACCTTAACGGCGGCACTGGCGGGAGGGGAGACGACGCTGCCGCCGCTGGCAGGGGTTCCGGTGGCCCGGGCCCAGTTGACGGCGGTCCCGACGGGGGCGTCGGCGGAAACGACCAACCGGTAGTTGAGCACCTTGAAGGCTCCGTGCTCGAAACTCCCCAAGTCCCAACTCAACTGCTGCCCCCCTCCCACCGGGTCCGCCACGGCGAACCCGTCCACGTGGCTCGACCCCTTCAGATAGCGGAAGCCGCGGGGAATACGGTCGGCTACCGTCACATGGTCCAAGACGCCGTCGCCGATGTTCTGCACCCGCACCGCGTATGACACTATGTCGCCGGCCTCAGCTGAGCTGCTTCCCGCAGTCTTGGTTACCTGGAGCAATCTGACCAGCACGGTGTTGAGGGTGCTGTTGCTGAGGAAGGGTGCCGCATTTCCCGCAGTGGAGACGCCGGCGGTGTTGACAATGGAGGCATTTCCCGGGGCGTCATCGCGTACGCGGGCCTGGAAGGTGATTTCCCCGCTGAATCCGGCGGGGAGCGACGATATGTCGAAGACGAGCGTCCGGGTTGCGGCGTCGAAACTGACGGTTCCGGGAACTCCGGCAGGAAGCGCCGCACTTCCCGGCTGGTATTCGAGAAGGGGATCCAAAGGGTCGACCACCCGCACACCGGCCACGGGCGTTCCCCCGCTGTTCCCAAGCGAGATGCTGTAGGTCAGGACGGTCCCGGGAAGTACGCTCCCCACCGGTGAAACGGCCTTGAAGAAGGAAACACCTCCGGCCGGCACCTGTAGCTGGTTGGTCAGGCTCGCGCTTCGCGCCGGCACCAGCACGGAGGTGGCGCTGACCGCGATCAACGCCACCCGTCCCTCGCTTCCGGCCGGCGGCGTTGCCCTCAATACCAGCTCGACGGAAGCGCCGGGTTCAAGGGGGCCTACCACCTGCAAGCCGCCGGCATCGTGGGGAAACGGGGTCACGCCGTCAGCGGCGTAAAAGCGGAGCAGCGGCGCCTGCCCGTTCTCCGGCAGCGCCGCGTCGACCGCCGCGGCTTTCAACCTGAAACTGTCGGGGAAGTTCCCCCGGTTGGTGAGGGTGTGACGGAAATCGACAGGAACGTTGGCGTTGGTGGTGGCGGTACGCGGGGGAACCAGCGCCGGGTCGGAAAGGTCCTTCACGCTCACTTGGGTCTCGTTGGAGCGGACTTCCCGAAGACCTGGGGTGGCGAAGCGTGCTGAGAAATCGTGCCTGATGACGGTCCCTGCCGGGGTGAGCGAAAATGCAGTACCGGGAAGGGCAAGCAGGAGCGCGAGCGCGATCAGGCGCAGCCCCCCCCACCTCCTCCTCTTCTTGCCTGCAGCGATCGCCATGCGTTGCCCCAGTTCACATCGTCATTCGACCTGTGCTTTGAAAAAAAGATAAACCGTCTTCCCCGGCGGCAGGGAGCCGCCGATTGTCTCGCTAGCGCCCTCGCCCAAAAGAGCGACGATGCTCCCGGCGGTTCCCCAGGCCCGGCCGCAGTGGGCCGCCGGGCAAGGTGCCGCTTCCCCATCGGTGGCCAGGGCTACCACCAGGGAATCGGGCTTCAGTTTCAGCCCGGCCGGCAGCGGGCTCTCGACCCGCACTGCGGTAGCCGGGGCCGAACCGCTGTTGGTGATCGCCATCCGGTACTGGAGCAGGTCGCCTGGAACGGCGTCGACGGTCGATGCGAAGATCCCCCCCTTGCTCAGGTTGCGCACGCCGTCGGAGAGCGTGAGGACCGCGGCCAGAGCGGTGGTGGTGACCTGGTCGTTACCGCTGGCCCCCTCCCCTGTAACGGCCAGGCGCGCATCCGCCCGGGCGCCGTCGCTCCCAGACTCGGGTATGGCGATGGCAAGGAAGAAGCGATGGGAGGCACCTGGGGCGAGCGGGCCGGTGGAGACGCAGCGATTCGTCTCCCCGGTCTGCCTAACTCCGTCACCTGCAATTCCTCCCCCCGCCCCGTCGTCCGCGTAAAGGGTCCACGGCCAGGGGGAGCCGCTCTCCAAGGAAAGAGCGAAGCTGTTCACAGCGTTGCCGACATTGGTGACGGTATAGGGATAAATCACCAGGGAGCCTGGCGCACCGGAGCCATCGGGGGGCGCAGAAACGGTGACCGCGGCGGTGAGGCCGCAGGCGACGGTCTCCGTCTTCACCTGGTCCGCCCCGGCAGGATCAGCGACGGAAACCGCTGTGATTGGGACGCGGTAGCTTGCCCCCTGGGTGAAACGGTCCAGGGTCACCTGCACCAGCAGCACGGCGGAGGCGCCTGGGGCAAGGGCTTCGGTTCGGTACCCGCCTGCGGCGAACTGGGCCGCCCGCTCCACCCCTCCCTGGTCGCGGTAGCTCACCGTGAAGCCGCTGCCGCTGGCCGGGCCGGTGAGGACGAAGCTGTCGGCCTGGTCGCCCGCGTTCTTCACCTGGACCCGGAACTGCGCGGGGTACCCGGAATAGGAACCCTGCGACTTCGACTGGATCACGGCTGTCGTCTCGAATATCCCGGCCCCCACGTAGGAGGAATCACCCTCGTTGGCAAGCCTCACCATGAGGTCGGCCTGGTATGCCGCAAAGGCCTCATTTCCCATGAGAAGCAATAAAAGCAAAGCGCAGCAAAGCTGCGCCAGCAGGAAGGACGGGCATTTACCCCTTGCCCCATATTTATTAAAATGAATTAACGTCATAGCTTAGAAAAATAACAGAGGATCGGGGAGAGGCAAGAGCCAAAGAAAATTTGTCTTTTCACTGGCCAAATGATATGTAGATGCGACCCGAAGCGAGGGTCAACCCGAAGTGGACAGGAGAGCCTGAGAATGGGACAGCCGGCATCGAAATATACGGAGACGGGGAGCCGCTACTACAAGCTGGCGAACCGCGACATCGTCTACCTGAAGTCCATCCTGGAGGCGTACGAGGGGCTCAACACCATGAGCGCCATCGACGGCAAGCGCGGCCTCATCCGCGTCAGCTTTCCGCTTTGCTTCGCCGGCGACGTAGAGGCGCTGATGCAGGAGATCGCCAAGGAGATCGAGATCGCCGAGGTGACAAAGGAGGGTGAGCCGTGCTCGAAACCATAGACGCCGCAGCCATACTGCGCCGCTCCCTCTCCGCCGGCGGCGAGTTCGCCGAGATCTATTACGAGGCCGGCGCCTCTACCGTGGTCGTCTGCGAGGACGGCAAGGTGGAAAGGGTCCTCTCCTCCGCCGACCGAGGCATCGGCATCAGGGTGATCTCCGGCTTCTCCACCGCCTACGCCTATACCAACCAGTTGGACCAGGAGTCGCTGCTGCGCCTGGCCGCCACGGTAAGCCGCGGGGTGCGCGGCGGCGTGCCCCACGCCGAGTTCAACCTCTGCGAGCGCAGGGTCGCGCCGGGCTTTGCCATCGGCATTGCTCCGGACAGCATCGAACTGGCCGAGAAGGTTGCGCTGGTGAACCGGGCCGACAGGGCGGCGCGGGGTTTCGACAAGAGGGTGCGCCAGGTCATGGCGATGTACCGGGATGCGCAGACGAAGGTCCAGACGGTGAACTCGCTGGGGGAATTTCACGAGGACAACAGCACCGCGACCGTCTTCATCGTGCAGGCGGTGGCGCAGGAAGGAAAGGTGACCCAGACCGGCTACGAGCCGGTGGGCGCTGCGCGCGGCTTCGAGCTTTTCGACGCCACTTCCCCGGAGGATCTGGCGCTAAAGGCGGCCGCGCGCGGGGTGATGATGCTGGGAGCGCAGAAAGCCCCCTCGGGCCCTCTGCCGGTGGTGCTCTCAAGCGAGGCAGGGGGGACCATGGTGCACGAGGCGATAGGGCACGGACTGGAAGCGGATCTGGTGCAGGCGGGGACCTCCGTCTACCGCGGCAGGATCGGTGAAATGGTCGCCTCGGAACTGGTCACGGTGATAGACGACGCCACCATACCAAACGCACGCGGCTCCTTCGCCTTCGACGGCGAGGGTACCGCGGCGCAAAGGACCGTGCTGGTGGAAAACGGCGTCCTCAAGGGTTACATGTACGACCGGCTCTCGGCCATGAAAGACGGCTGCGCCTCCACCGGCAACGGCAGGCGGGAGTCGTACCGCTCGCGCCCCATCGTCCGCATGACCAACACGCTCATCGCCCCGGGGAAAAGCGACCCGGCGCAGATCGTCAGGAGCGTAGACCGCGGCCTTTTCGTGAAGCGGATGGGTGGGGGACAGGTGAACACGGTGACCGGTGACTTCGTCTTCGAGGTGTCGGAGGGGTTCCTGATAGAAAACGGCGCGGTGGGAGAGCCGGTTCGGGGCGCTACGCTCACCGGTAACGGCCCCGAGGTGCTCAGGAAGATAACCATGGTGGGAAATGACTTGGGTTTCGGAATCGGCACCTGCGGCAAGGACGGCCAGGGGGTCCCGGTCTCCGACGCACAGCCGACCCTGCTCATCTCGGGGATCACCGTCGGCGGCGCCGGGTAAGACAAAAAAACGTTTAACAGGGATAAAGGGGATGACCTTCATCCCTGTTAAGTTGCCTTTATGGTTCCTTGGATTTCCCCTCCCTCAGTACCCTCTCCAGAAGGCCGAGCTTTGGTTCGATCCCCTTCCCCACCCAGATCTGCGGGTTGGACGGCGTCTCGCCCCGCTCCTCCTCCCATTTCCTGATGGTCTCCCGCGCGCGATCGAAGGCCGCCGTGAAGGAGAACTCTTTGCTCATGGCGTCCTCCAGGAACGCCTCCCCGAACCAGGTGAAATCCTCGCCGAAGCCGCAGCCGAAAGACTCATGGGTGGCGTCCGCCGCCGTCATCACCAGGGTCCCGTCGTCCTGCAGCGGCGGGACGAAGCCGCCGGAGAAGCAGGTGGAGACCACGACTACTTTCCATTTGATCCCGGCCAAGGCCAGCTCGCGCTTCAAGAGCTCGGGCGTCAGCTGCTTCAGCTCCAGTGGGGGGTTGTTCACGGCCAGTTCGTGATCCCTTGAGCCGTGCGAGCTTAGGTAAAGGAAAAGCAGGTCCTCGTCGCGGTTCATCACTTCGCCTATACGCACCAGGGTGCGCTCAAGGTTTCCAGCGCTGGCGAAGGGGAGCGTGGTCGCGCTCTGCGGGTTGTTGGCCAGAAGCACCGACCGCCCCGAGGTGCCGAAGCGCCGGTCGAAGAGCGCCTTGGCGTAGTTGAGCTCCTTCAGGAACACGTCCTGGGAGGCGTCGCCCGCGAAACCGACGAAGTAGATGTCGGTGACACCGGGGCGACCCGGCTTCAGCGCGGCAAGCTCGCGGTCCAACAGCTTTGCCTGCGCCGCGAGGACCTCGTCGGTCAGGCTCAGCTCGCCGCTCTCGCTCTCCTGGGCGGAACTGGCCCAGAGGTCCCCCCGGGGAAAGTACCAAAGCGGGGGGAGCACCAAAAGAGCGAAGAGCAGGGGAAGCCTGAGCCGGCGCAGGCCCCGGGCCGGATCGATGCGGAACAAAAAGAGGAGCGCCGCGGCTCCCCACCACCAGTAGAAGCGGTAATAGTGCGGAGCGGTGAGGTAATCCTGGAGCCACTCGAAATGGCGCAGTTGCGCCACCGCCTCCAGGATGGCGTGGCAAAACTCGATGGGGATGCTGAGGGCTATGAGAGCTGCGGCTACGGCGGGTGCCGCGCCGCAGCGGGAGAGGAGCCTTCCCGCGGCAAGGCCTAGAAGGAGCAACAGCGGCAGGTGAAAGAAGAAGCCCGGGAGCGAGGAGTAGGAAAAATACCCCCCGGTCCCGACCAGCACGAAGGAACAGAGGAGGTTCAGCGCCAGGTCCGTCAGCACCAGGAGCACCAGGCGCGCGGAGGTGGCGTCCAGCCGCTCCAGGTCGGAACGGAGCAAAAGCGAGAGGCGGGCGCCGCCTTTAAGGTCGCACAGCAACCCGGGCAGAAGCCCTTTGTTCCCGCCTGCGGCAGGGGGAGCAGCACCTCGCTCCGGCACTGCTTCCCATCCCTTTTCTTCGGCGGCCACGCCCTCTTCGGCCCCTATTTCTCGCTTCTCTTCGCTTTCCATGATCGAGAATACTACCACGACGTCCCTCTTCTCAGCCTGGTTTGACCCGGCTTTACTTGATTTTATTAACATTTTTGTTTTTTAACGCAGCTAATCCTGTTACCATTGCAGGCGCCTCGACCGGCGTACCGCCTTGGGCTCAGCAGACACTACAAAGTAGCAGAGAGGTCAAAACATGCCTAGCCAGAAATGGACGAAATCGAGCTGGCGTTCTTTTCGCGCCTTGCAGCAACCGGTGTGGCCAGCGGGATCGGCGCTGGAGGAGACGCAGAAGACGCTGTCCCAGCTCCCGCCGCTGGTGTTTGCAGGCGAGTGCCAGACCCTGAAGGCGCAGTTGGCCGACGCCGTGGAAGGTCGCGCCTTCGTGCTGCAATGCGGCGATTGCGCCGAGGATTTTTCGCGCTGCACCGGCCCGGACATCAGGGAGCTCTTGAAGGTGATCCTGCAGATGTCGGTGGTGCTCGCCTTTGCCGGCGAGAAGCGGGTGATCAAGATAGGAAGGATCGCCGGGCAGTACGCGAAGCCGCGCTCGTCCGACACCGAGATGGTGAACGGGACCGAACTCCCCAGCTACCGAGGCGACATGGTGAATAGCCCCGACGCGAACCTGGAGGCGAGGACCCCCGACCCGCGCCGGATGCTGGAGGGATATTACCGGGCAGCGGCGACGCTGAACCTGGTCCGCTCCTTCACGCTCGGCGGGTACGCCTCGCTGGAGCGGGTGCAAGCGTGGCACCGCGCCTCGCTCGATGCCCTTCCGGCCGGGCAGAAGTACGAGGATCTGGTCCGGCAGATCTGGAAGACCATCAACTTCATGACCGCCATAGGGCTCGACCCCCAGCACACCCCGCAGTTGAACCAGGTGACGCTCTACACCTCGCACGAGGCGCTGCTGCTCGACTACGAGGAGGCGCTCACCCGGATGGATTCCACCAGCGGAGGGTGGTACGACTGCAGCGCGCACATGCTCTGGATCGGCGACCGCACGAGGCAATTGGACGGGGCGCACGTCGAGTTCCTGCGCGGGGTGAGAAACCCGCTGGGGATGAAGGTGGGGCCGAGCTACGACATCGACACGGTGAAGGCCCTGGCGCAGCGGTTGAACCCGGACAACGAGCCGGGGCGGCTCACCCTGATCACCCGTTTCGGCGCCGACAAGATCGATTCCTACCTCCCCAAGCTTTTGAAAGAGATGAAGCAGGAGGGTTTCAAGGTGGTCTGGAGCTGCGACCCCATGCACGGCAACACCTACCAGAACGAGTACGGCCAGAAATCCAGGAAGTTCGAGGACATCCTGCGGGAGATCAAGAATTTCTATCAGATACACAAGGCAGAGGGGACCGTCGCCGGGGGTGTGCACCTGGAGCTCACCGGCGACCACGTCACCGAGTGCACCGGCGGCAGCCGTCAGCTTTTGGACAAGCACCTGCACCTGAACTACCAGACCAACTGCGATCCGCGCCTGAACGCCGAGCAGAGCGTGGAGCTCGCCTTCGAGCTGGCCGAGATGCTGCACCCCTGCAAGTGAGACCGGGTGCAGCCTGACCCGCCTTCGGCACCTAAAAAAAACCTCCCCGGGCGCCACGCCCCGGGGAGGTTTTTTCGCTGACTAGCAGTAGCTTAGTAACTTTTGCGAGCCGTCTTCTTAACCGTC
Proteins encoded in this region:
- a CDS encoding DUF4911 domain-containing protein, whose translation is MGQPASKYTETGSRYYKLANRDIVYLKSILEAYEGLNTMSAIDGKRGLIRVSFPLCFAGDVEALMQEIAKEIEIAEVTKEGEPCSKP
- a CDS encoding OmpA family protein, with the protein product MAIAAGKKRRRWGGLRLIALALLLALPGTAFSLTPAGTVIRHDFSARFATPGLREVRSNETQVSVKDLSDPALVPPRTATTNANVPVDFRHTLTNRGNFPDSFRLKAAAVDAALPENGQAPLLRFYAADGVTPFPHDAGGLQVVGPLEPGASVELVLRATPPAGSEGRVALIAVSATSVLVPARSASLTNQLQVPAGGVSFFKAVSPVGSVLPGTVLTYSISLGNSGGTPVAGVRVVDPLDPLLEYQPGSAALPAGVPGTVSFDAATRTLVFDISSLPAGFSGEITFQARVRDDAPGNASIVNTAGVSTAGNAAPFLSNSTLNTVLVRLLQVTKTAGSSSAEAGDIVSYAVRVQNIGDGVLDHVTVADRIPRGFRYLKGSSHVDGFAVADPVGGGQQLSWDLGSFEHGAFKVLNYRLVVSADAPVGTAVNWARATGTPASGGSVVSPPASAAVKVRGSVLGSKAIIMGRVFHDGNGNGVPDRGERGEAGVRVYLEDGSFVFTDVEGQYSFTGVSAGDHVVKLDRSTLNPGFVSVPYNTAFAGVGCSQFITVPFGGPARGDFALAANPAGPAGPTGPTGPTGPTGPTGPTGPTGPTSPTSPTSPTSPTSPTSPTQSAPPATEPAAASRLRLTPDRVELPADAKTSVPFKVELLDSAGRRVPGSTTVTLFLAKGTILESDLDPALPGHQVRITDGLGVFQVRSGRATGDDLLIAKDGDGSAAQAALFFSPDRRDWILVGLGSLTVGGKAVSGNLEKIDKDDRFDEGIFHEERLAFFTRGKILGKYLLTAAYDSDKERRDGVFQAIDPEKYYPVYGDATDIGYEAESRGKIYLKLESGRSYLMAGDYRTDLSENEFSRYDRALNGAKFEVNTKSVTVKGFESRTEETVTRDDIPGNGTSGHYFLSRRDVFENSERVRIEVRDRYHTERVIAVTEKVRYADYSIDYQAGTILFKEPVPSLDQFLNPVTIVVNYQATGPGEERYVYGGRAEIRSENGSHIGGTAVVEEQARQDNTLFGLDAAWRLGERLTLKGEGAVSENLEHGRGSAWKTELAARPVDPLLLNLYYRKVESDFFNTSMTGTELGTEKYGGRADYRVGADTLVFAESFLHRFELGDRKLFANHAGMVKKFSLLHLEGGVKVVREERDGRTEESDLVYAGVFAPLTKKLDATLRREQLLSASGVADYQTKTFAKLDYRLTERTKAFLTEEYQEGSPLIRQATLFGLESRLSDRMRLTTGYQMSSGASGYSQQSNVDLNTRLMEREGFSLDSRTGYQIEHALSQQRGQAIVGLNSRYRAAEGLYLNSSLERVQTVQGNTGTRTAFTLGGEYLRARDLKLSGRYEVRTGPGETASLYGANAAYKMSPSLTLLGKLSLWDRDADAGDDVIFDGYLGSAFRPLAGQPLQLLTLARYKVEDRRSLPGSFESRSVILSAEPTYRIVSRWSAQGKYAGKLSWADGVGGMMQSYTDLVLAGLSYDLAERWEIAAYLKLMNQYDARMHSLGAVGSAGYRVYRNVVLSAGYNFARLDDRDLTGETFQGQGPFVGIKVKFDEDMFESRQAKVIPIPVPPPAQVAKVPPPAALVPALLVRAERLDEPLLLSGSAELFTLLVNGERAKLPSTEVTLTREHLGSLELKGGRFPAPLVFLVSVEQPEQVGSWTLKVMNREGEALRTLEGTGAPAKRIPWLGDTDRRKVEQGEIYQYQLQVTYLDGSIFSTGRELFGVNRREAVLLTLSGGAFVFDRSELTLEAKHLLKGAARVLRARPQEKVIVEGHTDGIGSVEYNMALSQRRCDAAADYLVREEGIAGSRLLRRWYGKSRPVADNVTTPGRRLNRRVELKGDFKELHPVSPDDRYRTKSFVVINGRSIPVDPLGRFDTTFPGNTLDLDLEMGDSQGRFLATSLPLPDLAVTGPPAETLVGYGTEASGVRVDADGKGHCMLSGTVEGTSMELAGRKVPLDEAGRFTLDLPLAEGDQVLGVVLRNGSGCSKLMNLRLRSERQTMPAARGER
- a CDS encoding DUF11 domain-containing protein gives rise to the protein MLLLLLMGNEAFAAYQADLMVRLANEGDSSYVGAGIFETTAVIQSKSQGSYSGYPAQFRVQVKNAGDQADSFVLTGPASGSGFTVSYRDQGGVERAAQFAAGGYRTEALAPGASAVLLVQVTLDRFTQGASYRVPITAVSVADPAGADQVKTETVACGLTAAVTVSAPPDGSGAPGSLVIYPYTVTNVGNAVNSFALSLESGSPWPWTLYADDGAGGGIAGDGVRQTGETNRCVSTGPLAPGASHRFFLAIAIPESGSDGARADARLAVTGEGASGNDQVTTTALAAVLTLSDGVRNLSKGGIFASTVDAVPGDLLQYRMAITNSGSAPATAVRVESPLPAGLKLKPDSLVVALATDGEAAPCPAAHCGRAWGTAGSIVALLGEGASETIGGSLPPGKTVYLFFKAQVE
- a CDS encoding TldD/PmbA family protein — translated: MLETIDAAAILRRSLSAGGEFAEIYYEAGASTVVVCEDGKVERVLSSADRGIGIRVISGFSTAYAYTNQLDQESLLRLAATVSRGVRGGVPHAEFNLCERRVAPGFAIGIAPDSIELAEKVALVNRADRAARGFDKRVRQVMAMYRDAQTKVQTVNSLGEFHEDNSTATVFIVQAVAQEGKVTQTGYEPVGAARGFELFDATSPEDLALKAAARGVMMLGAQKAPSGPLPVVLSSEAGGTMVHEAIGHGLEADLVQAGTSVYRGRIGEMVASELVTVIDDATIPNARGSFAFDGEGTAAQRTVLVENGVLKGYMYDRLSAMKDGCASTGNGRRESYRSRPIVRMTNTLIAPGKSDPAQIVRSVDRGLFVKRMGGGQVNTVTGDFVFEVSEGFLIENGAVGEPVRGATLTGNGPEVLRKITMVGNDLGFGIGTCGKDGQGVPVSDAQPTLLISGITVGGAG